Proteins encoded within one genomic window of Triticum aestivum cultivar Chinese Spring chromosome 2D, IWGSC CS RefSeq v2.1, whole genome shotgun sequence:
- the LOC123051688 gene encoding 4-alpha-glucanotransferase DPE2 codes for MAKVTLIFKLPYYTEWGQSLIIAGSAPALGSWNVKQGLALSPVHEGNALVWCGQVSVPAVFTCEYSYHVVDDHKNVLRREAGEKKKLVVPEGVKDGDVVEVRDWWQDASEALFLRSAFKNVIFSATDNAKRQLQSPSLSKTLDPEDIVVQFIISCPRLAAGSTVVVTGSNLAVGNWKAQNGLKLNYVGDSIWKAYCVLRKSEFPVKYKYCQVSEAGVSSLEFGPNREVDVDLSSPKPSRHILLSDGSLREAPWRGAGVAVPMFSIRSNEDLGVGEFPDLKLLVDWAVNSGFHLVQLLPINDTSVNKMWWDSYPYSSLSVFALHPLYLRVQALSDAIPADVKEEITKAKKELDKKDVDYEAALSTKLRIAQKIFNLEKDKVLNSAPFKQFLSENEEWLKPYAAFCFLRDFFETSDHSQWGRFSQFSKEKLDKLVAADALHHDIIRFHYYVQYHLFTQLSDAATYARKNKVILKGDLPIGVDRNSVDTWVNPTLFRMNTATGAPPDYFAKSGQNWGFPTYNWEEMSKDNYGWWRARLTQLSKFFTAYRIDHILGFFRIWELPDHAATGLCGKFRPSIPLSQEELLGDGIWDFDRMSRPYIRQDMLEEKFGSLWTIVAANFLHEYQKHCYEFKEECNTEKKIITKIKTSPEKSLWLEKEDSIQRGLFDLLQNIVLIRDPEDSTKYYPRFNLEDTSSFRDLDEHSKNVLRRLYHDYYFVRQENLWRQNALKTLPVLLDCSDMLACGEDLGLIPACVHPVMLELALIGLRIQRMPSEPGLEFDIPSKYSYMTVCAPSCHDCSTLRAWWEGDEGTRSRFYKTVIGSDKEAPSRCTPEVVNFILQQHFDAPSMWAIFPLQDLLALKDKYTARPAAEETINDPTNPRHYWRFRLHVSLESILEDKDIQASIKNLVTSSGRSFPGKKTDKA; via the exons ATGGCGAAAGTGACCCTGATCTTCAAGCTACCGTACTACACGGAATGGGGGCAGAGCCTCATCATCGCcggctccgcgccggcgctcgggtCCTGGAACGTCAAGCAGGGGCTGGCCCTGAGCCCGGTTCACGAGGGGAACGCGCTGGTCTGGTGCGGCCAGGTTTCAGTCCCGGCTGTCTTCACCTGTGAGTACAGCTACCATGTGGTGGACGACCACAAGAACGTTCTCAGACGGGAGGCCGGGGAGAAGAAGAAGCTAGTGGTGCCGGAGGGCGTCAAGGACGGCGACGTCGTCGAGGTCCGCGACTGGTGGCAG GATGCTTCTGAAGCTCTTTTCCTCCGAAGTGCGTTCAAGAACGTCATTTTCAGCGCAACTGATAATGCTAAAAGGCAACTGCAGTCTCCTTCCCTCAGCAAAACTTTGGATCCTGAAG ATATTGTCGTGCAATTTATTATCAGTTGTCCTCGGCTAGCAGCTGGCTCTACT GTTGTCGTCACAGGAAGTAATCTCGCGGTAGGAAATTGGAAAGCTCAAAATGGCCTCAAGCTCAACTATGTTGGAGATTCCATTTGGAAAGCCTACTGTGTGTTGCGGAAGTCTGAGTTCCCAGTAAA ATATAAGTACTGTCAAGTTAGTGAAGCAGGAGTCTCTTCATTGGAGTTTGGCCCAAACAGAGAGGTTGATGTGGATTTATCATCACCCAAGCCATCCAGACACATCTTATTATCTGATGGCTCCCTCCGG GAAGCACCATGGAGGGGTGCTGGTGTTGCCGTACCGATGTTCTCAATCAGGTCAAATGAGGATCTTGGTGTTGGAGAATTCCCAGATCTTAAACTTCTTGTTGACTGGGCAGTAAATTCGGGTTTTCATCTTGTTCAGCTCCTTCCTATCAATGATACTTCTGTTAACAAGATGTGGTGGGATTCATATCCATATAG CTCACTCTCCGTATTTGCGTTGCACCCCTTGTACCTGAGAGTGCAGGCGCTTTCAGATGCTATTCCAGCAGATGTTAAG GAAGAGATTACGAAGGCAAAGAAGGAGTTGGACAAAAAG GACGTCGACTATGAGGCAGCGTTGTCCACGAAACTCAGAATTGCCCAAAAAATATTTAATTTAGAAAAGGATAAAGTGCTAAATTCAGCTCCGTTCAAGCAGTTCTTATCTGAAAATGAG GAATGGTTGAAGCCATATGCTGCATTTTGCTTTCTTCGGGATTTCTTCGAGACATCAGATCACAGCCAGTGGGGTCGGTTTTCTCAGTTTTCCAAGGAGAAG CTTGACAAGCTAGTCGCAGCAGATGCTTTGCACCACGATATTATACGCTTCCACTACTATGTCCAATATCATCTATTTACACAA TTATCAGATGCAGctacatatgcaaggaagaacaaggtTATTCTGAAAGGAGATTTACCTATTGGTGTTGATAGGAACAGCGTGGATACTTGGGTAAACCCTACATTATTTCGCATGAATACCGCTACTGGTGCACCTCCAGATTACTTTGCCAAAAGTGGACAAAATTGGGGTTTTCCTACATATAACTGGGAGGAGATGTCAAAGGATAATTATGGGTGGTGGCGAGCTCGTCTGACACAG CTATCAAAATTCTTCACAGCGTATAGGATAGACCATATTTTGGGTTTCTTTAGGATCTGGGAGCTTCCAGATCATGCTGCCACAGGTCTATGTGGAAAATTTAGACCTTCAATTCCTCTTAGTCAG GAGGAGCTTCTAGGTGATGGTATCTGGGATTTTGATCGGATGAGCCGCCCATATATTCGTCAGGACATGCTGGAG GAGAAGTTTGGATCTCTTTGGACAATTGTTGCAGCCAACTTTCTGCACGAGTATCAGAAACACTGCTATGAG TTCAAAGAGGAATGCAACACCGAGAAAAAGATTATTACAAAGATTAAAACCAGTCCTGAAAAATCACTCTGGCTGGAGAAAGAAGACAGTATTCAGCGTGGTCTGTTCGATCTTCTACAG AATATAGTCCTCATCAGAGATCCTGAGGACTCCACAAAGTACTATCCCCGTTTTAACCTGGAAGATACTTCAAGTTTTAGGGACTTAGATGAACATAG CAAAAATGTCCTTAGAAGATTATACCATGACTATTATTTCGTTCGCCAAGAAAATCTTTGGCGACAAAATGCACTGAAGACTCTACCTGTTCTATTGGACTGTTCGGATATGTTGGCATGCGGGGAAGATCTTGGCCTTATCCCTGCTTGTGTTCACCCT GTTATGCTAGAACTCGCGTTGATTGGATTGCGTATCCAGAGAATGCCTAGCGAACCAGGCTTGGAATTTGATATTCCGTCCAAGTACAGCTATATGACG GTTTGTGCTCCCTCATGTCATGATTGCTCCACATTACGTGCTTGGTGGGAAGGAGATGAAGGGACAAGAAGTCGTTTTTACAAGACTGTAATTGGCAGCGACAAAGAGGCCCCATCTCGTTGCACCCCAGAAGTAGTGAACTTCATTCTTCAGCAGCATTTCGATGCACCGTCAATGTGGGCAATCTTTCCGCTACAG GATCTGCTCGCTCTGAAAGACAAATACACCGCAAGACCAGCAGCGGAGGAAACAATCAACGATCCCACTAACCCGAGGCATTATTGGAGATTCC GCCTACATGTGTCACTGGAGTCCATACTGGAGGACAAGGACATCCAGGCGAGCATCAAGAACCTCGTCACAAGCAGCGGGAGGTCATTCCCTGGCAAGAAAACGGACAAGGCCTAG
- the LOC123051690 gene encoding quinone-oxidoreductase QR2 yields MATKIYIVYYSTWGHVATLAEEIKKSADSVPGVEVTVWRVPETLPEEVLGKMHAAPGREDHPVITASQLTEADGILFGFPTRFGMMAAQMKAFFDSTGGLWQEGSLAGKPAGVFLATGTQGGGQETTALTAITQLTHHGMLFVPVGYTHGAGMFAMDEVKDGSPYGAGTFASKDGSRTPSDAELALAAHQGKYFAGIAKKLKAV; encoded by the exons ATGGCGACCAAGATCTACATCGT GTACTACTCGACATGGGGACACGTGGCCACTCTCGCGGAGGAGATCAAGAAAAGCGCCGACTCCGTCCCTGGCGTCGAGGTCACCGTCTGGCGGGTGCCGGAGACGCTGCCGGAGGAGGTGCTGGGGAAGATGCACGCGGCGCCGGGGCGCGAGGACCACCCAGTCATAACGGCGTCCCAGCTGACCGAGGCCGACGGCATCCTGTTCGGCTTCCCGACGCGGTTCGGCATGATGGCGGCGCAGATGAAAGCCTTCTTTGACTCCACCGGCGGCCTCTGGCAGGAGGGGTCCCTCGCCGGCAAGCCCGCGGGCGTCTTCCTCGCCACAGGCACACAGGGCGGCGGACAGGAGACCACGGCCCTCACGGCCATCACACAGCTGACGCACCACGGCATGCTCTTCGTGCCCGTCGGCTACACGCACGGCGCCGGCATGTTCGCCATGGACGAGGTCAAGGACGGCAGCCCGTACGGAGCCGGCACCTTCGCCAGCAAAGATGGCAGCAGGACGCCCAGCGATGCCGAGCTCGCCTTGGCGGCGCACCAGGGGAAGTACTTCGCCGGCatcgccaagaagctcaaggccgtCTGA
- the LOC123051689 gene encoding tyrosine-specific transport protein produces MAAAALQCCPVLGSRPASSISRSFSARTPAVSRTGEARRRRLQQCRSQSAEGRSPGSSPPQLERLFSNVNKATMKHEPGSITGSVFLVAGTTVGAGILAIPAVTQEAGFLASAVTCVFCWTYMVVTGLLVAEVNVNTMCELGSGSVSLVSMAKRTLGTAGVRTVCFSYLFIHYALLVAYVARSSEILTNSLGIPLWESATLFSLAFGGLCYFGSQRVIGAVNGFLVFSIIASFTVLVVVASGNIQWSSLLETNFAAAPQSIPIIALSFVYQNVVPVLCTNLEGDLSKVRKAIVLGTAIPLALFLVWDAVILGTIPGFAESGTITDPLQQLRSSNGTVGPIVEAFSFLAIGTSYIGFVLGLTDFIADLLKLPSGQNKPLTYLVTLFPPLVLSLLDPEIFFKALDFAGTYGVLVLFGVFPAAMSWSERYSNDLEAPISPIVPGGKLTLSFVMGGALLVIFSEVFKDIMQFQGLN; encoded by the exons atgGCAGCAGCCGCTCTCCAGTGCTGCCCTGTACTGGGCTCACGGCCGGCATCGTCCATCTCACGATCTTTCTCCGCAAGAACACCGGCGGTTAGCAGGACAGGggaggccaggaggaggaggctgcaGCAATGCCGTTCCCAGTCTGCCGAGGGGCGATCGCCGGGTAGCTCGCCTCCGCAGCTGGAGCGCCTCTTCTCAAATGTCAACAAGGCAACCATGAAGCACGAGCCAG GGAGTATCACCGGTTCCGTCTTCCTTGTGGCCGGCACAACG GTCGGGGCAGGTATCCTTGCGATCCCTGCCGTCACACAAGAAGCTGGATTCTTGGCCTCAGCAGTCACATGCGTTTTCTGCTGGACATATATG GTTGTAACAGGGCTGTTAGTTGCTGAAGTAAATGTCAATACAATGTGTGAACTAGGATCTGGAAGTGTCTCCCTG GTTTCAATGGCCAAGCGCACTCTAGGGACAGCTGGAGTGAGAACAGTTTG CTTTTCATATTTGTTTATACATTATGCACTTCTTGTTGCGTATGTGGCACGCTCTTCAGAGATCTTAACAAACTCACTGGGCATACCATT ATGGGAGAGTGCTACCCTGTTTTCACTGGCTTTTGGCGGACTATGTTACTTCGGAAG TCAGCGAGTCATTGGTGCCGTGAATGGTTTTTTGGTGTTCAGTATCATAGCATCCTTCACAGTTCTTGTG GTGGTGGCAAGTGGAAACATACAGTGGAGTTCTCTTCTCGAAACGAATTTTGCTGCTGCTCCCCAAAGTATACCAATAATTGCTCTTTCATTTGTATATCAG AATGTAGTTCCTGTTCTCTGCACAAATTTGGAGGGAGACCTGTCAAAAGTAAG GAAGGCCATTGTATTAGGTACTGCCATACCCCTTGCTCTGTTTCTCGTATGGGATGCTGTCATCCTGGGGACAATCCCGGGGTTTGCAGAAAGTGGGACTATCACTGATCCGTTACAACAACTTAGGTCAAGCAATGGTACAGTGGGG CCTATTGTTGAGGCATTCTCATTTCTGGCAATAGGCACATCATACATCGGATTTGTTCTGGGACTCACAGACTTCATCGCAGACT TGCTCAAACTACCAAGTGGACAGAACAAACCTCTGACATACCTTGTAACTTTGTTCCCTCCACTTGTTCTGTCACTGCTTGATCCAGAGATATTTTTCAAGGCATTGGACTTTGCAGGAACTTATGGAG TTCTAGTACTCTTTGGAGTTTTCCCTGCAGCTATGTCTTGGTCAGAGAGATACTCAAATGACTTGGAAGCTCCTATATCCCCAATAGTCCCAGGAGGAAAATTAACCCTCTCATTTGTTATGGGGGGTGCCTTGCTTGTAATATTTTCAGAGGTTTTCAAGGACATAATGCAGTTCCAAGGACTAAATTGA